A window of Pseudomonas putida genomic DNA:
TGGGCCTGCCGTCAGTGCGAAACACTGATCCAGGCGCCGGTGCCGGCGCAGGTTATCGACAAAGGTATCCCGCCCGCAGGCTTGCTGGCCCACGTCATGGTGGCCAAGTTTGCCGATCACTTGCCGCTGTACCGGCAGGAAAAGATCTTTGGTCGCGCCGGGCTGGCCATTGCTCGCTCGACCTTGGCCCAGTGGGTCGGACAAACCGGCGTGCGGCTCCAGCCGCTGGTCGATGCACTGCGTGAAGCGGTGCTAAATCAGGGCGTGATTCACGCCGATGAAACACCCGTGCAAATGCTTGCGCCAGGCGAGAAGAAAACCCACCGGGCCTACGTCTGGGCTTATAGCACTACACCGTTTTCGGCGCTCAAAGCGGTGGTTTACGACTTCAGCCCAAGCCGTGCCGGAGAACATGCACGCAACTTCCTGGGCGACTGGAACGGCAAGCTGGTTTGCGATGACTTCGCTGGCTACAAAGCTGGTTTTGAGCAAGGCATCACTGAAATCGGCTGCATGGCTCACGCCCGTCGCAAGTTTTTCGATCTGCACGTGGCGAACAAAAGTGAGCTGGCCGAACAAGCGCTGCACTCGATCAGCGGCTTGTACGAGGTCGAGCGCCAAGCGCGGGACATGAGTGATGAAGATCGTTGGCAAATACGTCAGGAAATGGCGGTGCCGATCCTCAAAACACTGCATGACTGGATGTTGGCCCAACGCGACCTGGTGCCCAACGGATCGGCCACGGCCAAAGCCCTCGATTACAGCCTGAAACGCTGGGTAGCGCTGACGCGCTACCTGGACGATGGCGCTGTGCCCATCGACAACAACCAGGTCGAGAACCAGATACGGCCATGGGCACTCGGTCGCTCGAACTGGTTATTAGCCGGGTCACTGCGCAGTGGCAAAAGGGCGGCGGCGATCATGACTCTGATCCAGTCGGCGCGCATGAACGGGCATGATCCGTATGCCTATCTCAAAGATGTGCTGACGCGGTTGCCGACACAGCGAGCCAGTGAGATCGGGCAATTGCTGCCGCATAAGTAGGTACCGGCCTGACTTACGCAAGGTGAGTTAGGCGGACGCTTACGCTTAAACGGGCCCGCCTATCTGAGGCTACTACTAACCAGCAGGCGTGTATGGGATCAATATGGAAAGTGGAGTGTGAAAGCAACCCCGCGCTCGCGGATGCTTTTACCCGGTTGCGTTACAATCTTTCAAGGGTGAGGAATCTTTGCGCTCTCTACAAGAGCACATCGGTAAGAAGACAAGGAAGAGTTCTGGTTCATCAGGCTGATATTTTGCGCTCGGCAGTTGTCTTTATGCACGCCATGCTTGAGGATTGCTTGAGAACAATTGCAGCCCATTACCCGCCGCTTGCAGGCGAAGAGTTTTTAAATAAAATTCCACTGCAAGGTCTAAACTCTTCAGGCAAGCCCGAAAAATTCCATCTCGGAGAATTGCATAAATTCAAAGGCATGACGATTGAAGAGTTAATTGCAGGGTCCGTCAGCTCTTACCTTGATAGAACTACCTTCAATAATGTGCCTGATATTGTGAGTCTTTTGAAGTCGCTGAACAAGGATGCATCCCAGTTTACTGAATTTTATCCTTCAATTGAGAAAATGATGAATAGGAGGCATGAGATTGTTCACAGAGGTGACAGGACAGAGCGCCCAGGTAAGGGTAAGCAGTACGCAAACTCTATCCGACTGTCCGACGTAGAAAATGGGCTACACAGATTAATTTGTTTCTTGAGAGATTGTTTGTCTCCCTTGCAGATAAAGGAGCTGTTATGAAGATTCGCTTTGTAAGGCAGTGATTAATATTTGCCTTGTTTGAACACAGCCTGTCATATAAGCAATGTTGTGCAGAAATGCTTAGCTGAGATGCAGGCTTTTATAGAAAATTCCTTACATGAACATAAGGCCGATTAAGGCGTGGGTCAGATTCTCTACGCCCGACTTTACAAGAGAGACCACTTGGGCACTATGCGTCTAACCCGAGCGGCCGCTATGGGGCGCCTATCAAAAGTGTTCCACGCCAGCCCGGGTTTATTCATGTCATTCACTGGCTACAAGCTTGATAGGCGAAGATTCAATCAGGTTAAACGCGAACTTGCTTTTTTTGGTGCAGGTGGCAATAAGCCAAGTAACGGCAGCGTCTGCCGAATTGAATATTTTCTCGCAACTCTGGTTTATCATCGGATTATTACCAGTAGGTAATGATTGCCGAATGTCGGTCTTCAGCCCAATGCATCTTATTCCGAGCGCAAAGGAGAAACCAAGCTCGAATGCGACCCCCTCATCAATATGTGCACCGTTCAGAATGGCTAGGATAAACTCCGATTCCTTCATGGCAGCTATATCAGCGTCGAAAACCATCCTCTCTGCTAGCGCTGCAGATGTGCCATTCGCTACTAATTCACGCAACAGTAAGCCATCTTCTTGGGGCAAGAAAACATCAAAATAATCTTGGAGTTTAGCTTTGAGGGTTTTGTTATAAGCTAGCTCCGCCTCATTGAATAGTGGTGCTGCTAAATATATTGTTGGTTTTTTAATCATTTGCGATGTCACTCATTCGGCGATCTAGGTCTGACGGGGAATAACTGCAAGAAAAAATAACTTTTGCAACGTCGCGCACAATGTCTGCCTCTTTTCTCTGAGTTGCATGAATCTTCTTGGGTTGCAAGCTGTCGTAAAGATCTAAGCTTCGCTGCTGAAGTTCATTAATTTTTTCAGGTGGCCAGCTGGTTTCTTTTCGTTTAGTAATTAAGCGTGACCATATTTCATGAGCGTCTCCAGTCATATGGATAATCTCGCCGGGAATAATTACTTTTTTTGAAAGTCCCGGTCGAATGCCGTTATTAAGCATTGACTTAGCGCGATCGCTCTCGGGTACGCCGACAACAAAGGTTAAAGGATCAAGGGGAGACCTATCGACAAGAAAGACACCAACCTTTTTTCTGTCCAAGTAATTGTTCTTCTTTCCAAACTGCTCATTGGTCCAGTCGTCAATAGTAATCGTCTTGCTTGTACTAAGCTCGTCGGGAGAACGAGCCATCTCTGGAGGCCTTTCGTCAAACCACTCGTCAAGCGTAACTAAACTACCAAACTGGCTAATTACGGTGGATTTGCCTATCCCGATGGAGCCTACCATGTAATAGACGTATTTGGTAGGAAGTCCAAGAAAGTCGGATTCTTGCAGGAAATCTACTTCAGGCATAGTAATTGCCCGCAAGAACTCTTCAATATCTTTGCTGTTGAAGAATAGCGTTACTAGATTATAGTTGTTAAAATTTGCTTCAAATATCGCGTTTCGATTTTGCGGGTCAATAGCTTCAGACGTAAATCTGATGAAATAATTGTAATTTCCTGGGCTGATAGAAGCGGCTTTTCGGAGAAGGTGAAGCAGGGTGGAATCGGTTAGCGAGTGCCCAACAAGAACGCTTGTCTTTTTCGTAAGGACATGGAGGAGAGTTGATAAACCTCCCCCTATCCCATCAAGTAGTTGGTCTGCAAAAGCTCCATCAGAGAAAATCAAATTCTCACTTTGGAATTTATTCTGGTCAAATGGTAGGAAACCATTTGGATGATATATTACACATTTGTCTTTTGTGAATTGAGTGTGATGGGACCATACTGTTTGATATGGTCGCTCGTGCTTGGTTGGGTTCAGGTCTGCGCAGGAAAGTCCAAACTCCAAGAAGTCATCAAAATTGTATGTGACAGTCAATTCTGAATGCTTTGCAAATTCAATGATCTCTTTAAAGTACGGATGGGCATCGATTTGAGCACGTCTTTCGTTAGGCTTGATATCCTGATATAGAGCTTTGTGAATTAATCCACGCCAGTCGGAGAGAATTTTCTTTTCGATAAGGACGCCGTTTGTGTAGCACCCCTCTTTAGCGAGTTCGTTTTTCTTGTGCGAAGTGAAGATTTCAAATAGGACTAATGCAGCCTTGCCCGCTGCCTCTTTTACAGCATGAACTTCAGGAGCTTGACATGCCATGGAAGTCTTTATTCGGTCGACCAAAACTTCCCACAT
This region includes:
- a CDS encoding nucleoside 2-deoxyribosyltransferase, coding for MIKKPTIYLAAPLFNEAELAYNKTLKAKLQDYFDVFLPQEDGLLLRELVANGTSAALAERMVFDADIAAMKESEFILAILNGAHIDEGVAFELGFSFALGIRCIGLKTDIRQSLPTGNNPMINQSCEKIFNSADAAVTWLIATCTKKSKFAFNLIESSPIKLVASE
- a CDS encoding HEPN domain-containing protein, encoding MGSIWKVECESNPALADAFTRLRYNLSRVRNLCALYKSTSVRRQGRVLVHQADILRSAVVFMHAMLEDCLRTIAAHYPPLAGEEFLNKIPLQGLNSSGKPEKFHLGELHKFKGMTIEELIAGSVSSYLDRTTFNNVPDIVSLLKSLNKDASQFTEFYPSIEKMMNRRHEIVHRGDRTERPGKGKQYANSIRLSDVENGLHRLICFLRDCLSPLQIKELL
- a CDS encoding IS66 family transposase; translated protein: MTFSPNLDQMTPEQLRALAAQALQLQSQVEAMSRKIQHDEILIEQFKFEIALLKRHKFAKRSEQISPAQSSLLDDLLDTDLEAIESELKQLLPAASQAEPRQSPKRAPLPPQFPRTVIRHEPENTQCVRGCQLQRIGEDVSEKLDYTPGVFTVEQHVRGKWACRQCETLIQAPVPAQVIDKGIPPAGLLAHVMVAKFADHLPLYRQEKIFGRAGLAIARSTLAQWVGQTGVRLQPLVDALREAVLNQGVIHADETPVQMLAPGEKKTHRAYVWAYSTTPFSALKAVVYDFSPSRAGEHARNFLGDWNGKLVCDDFAGYKAGFEQGITEIGCMAHARRKFFDLHVANKSELAEQALHSISGLYEVERQARDMSDEDRWQIRQEMAVPILKTLHDWMLAQRDLVPNGSATAKALDYSLKRWVALTRYLDDGAVPIDNNQVENQIRPWALGRSNWLLAGSLRSGKRAAAIMTLIQSARMNGHDPYAYLKDVLTRLPTQRASEIGQLLPHK
- a CDS encoding SIR2 family protein; translation: MHHISSEAVKSAWKYVCQLRSQLARNKASLVLGAGVSRDLNLPMWEVLVDRIKTSMACQAPEVHAVKEAAGKAALVLFEIFTSHKKNELAKEGCYTNGVLIEKKILSDWRGLIHKALYQDIKPNERRAQIDAHPYFKEIIEFAKHSELTVTYNFDDFLEFGLSCADLNPTKHERPYQTVWSHHTQFTKDKCVIYHPNGFLPFDQNKFQSENLIFSDGAFADQLLDGIGGGLSTLLHVLTKKTSVLVGHSLTDSTLLHLLRKAASISPGNYNYFIRFTSEAIDPQNRNAIFEANFNNYNLVTLFFNSKDIEEFLRAITMPEVDFLQESDFLGLPTKYVYYMVGSIGIGKSTVISQFGSLVTLDEWFDERPPEMARSPDELSTSKTITIDDWTNEQFGKKNNYLDRKKVGVFLVDRSPLDPLTFVVGVPESDRAKSMLNNGIRPGLSKKVIIPGEIIHMTGDAHEIWSRLITKRKETSWPPEKINELQQRSLDLYDSLQPKKIHATQRKEADIVRDVAKVIFSCSYSPSDLDRRMSDIAND